In the genome of Anguilla anguilla isolate fAngAng1 chromosome 15, fAngAng1.pri, whole genome shotgun sequence, the window ACCCTCGTATATATATCACATAGCAGTCAAGcctgatgaaaaaaaacatcgaaaaaataaacaatattatgGCCTACAACAATGACCGGCGAAAACGCCATAATGTAGGAAGTTGCAACATGTCCCTATGCACAAGCTTGTCACAGTAAACACCAGATGTTTTCACAGTAGCCTACCTAGCCAAATTCGCagttatatattttggtttaaaCAAATCAAACACCGTTCTACCTACGTCACGAGATTTCAATTATAGCCTATTCCACAACTGGCGTACAAGTCACTTAACTCCTATTGTGTTGCTGGTGATCCAATTCGGTCGCAGCCTGTTTGTTGCCAAAAGGCTCCGTGACGACATTCACATCATTTCGCCAGCCCACGCTTGAACACAATAGTAAACATAATGTCTATCGTAATAGAAAAGAGAAAGGCAGTTATTTTTGTGGAAGCACGTTTGCAGTTGTTCATGCAACACAATACCAATGTGTTGCAAGACCAAGCACATGGGCAAACAcgcaaaataacaaacagtgaCTGTCCAAGACTTGAAATCCACGACAAAAACGCGTACCAATTGGCATGAGATTTGTAAAAACAGAACGACATAAAAACGTTCCTGAGTCTCACATCATTTCAGGAGCCCTGCTTTTTGTGCATCACTGCGCGCGAGATATCAGACGGCCAAGACGTGATCCGCGCGCAGAGCTTACAATAGCAGCCAAGGCTATTTATCAACGGAAAGGTAACCGCACGCAGCCGAGCCTACGAGTTTGGCACAAGAAagaaagcagaagaagaaaaatagtAGATACTCACAAGAGCATTGATattaaactaaaatatttatacGGAagtcattcaaataaataaataaataaacaaataaataaataaatagtttcacGAGAAAAGGCCGGCAGACAGTGCGTGAATATATACCCCTAATAGCGAGCAGGCCTACTCGGAATTTCACACTAACGGTTAATGATTCCACCATAAGGATAATATCAATGcatacattataaaaaaatctaaatatatattCGGCTGAGACCTGAAACAATGTGTTCATCTTAATAACAGTAAGTTGAAacatgaatattattttatatttttccatgacCAATTATAgttccttctttttttatgaCCTTTAGCCTGCTAAAATGGAGATACGTGTATTACAACTGCTataacactactactactaaaaataaaataaaaataaaattataataataaaattatagcTTTTAACTTGTATCAAAAACACGCGAAAGCCCTTTTACCAGCATTGGAAGCAGGATCCATGGTATAAAACTACAGGTTTGAGTAAAACAACAATTTGACTAAAATATGCAGACTAAACAGCAGTCTACAGGTAACTTAAACAAGTCTTTAACTGTCCTTCAATTACATACCCAGTGAGCAAAATGAGACTATAATTAGGACATAATGATGaacacaattatatatatatatatatgatatagtgttacatatatatatatatatggaataataattatataataataataaaaaattaaagattCGCAAAGTATTCGTTCTTTTGTTAGTTTATATGTTCAATCGAAGAATTGCATTCCATATGTAAAGTCATACATGCCAAGTAAAGGCATACCGCATTTTGGACCGTCTGTGCTTACCGGGGTAAATATTATCCCCCGGTATTTAAGATACATTTGCGATATATTTTGAAACACTGAAGAGAGGATTTAAAAACTGGCTTTATTTGGGCTGATTTTAGGCACGTAGTGCACATGGCGCACATTTTACTCGCCAAACAAAAAGGTCACGCGGGGTCAAGAAGAACCCAACCTCCACGTGCAATTTCTCCAAAAGCGATACCTCGCTTGCACAGTATTTACAAAACCCACAGCACACAACAATGGCTTATTTCAGATAAATCGTATAACACGCATTCACGGCAAACACAAGCTTTcgtcacagcaaaaaaaaagtggaaactGTATTTAACATAGGCCTATTActcaatgcaaattaatttgataaatCTGAGCTATCATGTGCAAAACAGACAAGCAAGTTATTTCATTCTAACAAATTTATTGTTCTCAATCATATCTGACGGAATCactactgaaattaaattacaacCAAATTATCACATCAAAATATAGCTACCCTTATTATCTAACAACTGTTCGTGTCAGCTCATGTTGAGTTGTGCTCCATTGAAAACaattacaatgcaaaaaaaataagcaaaaccaATTAGGATAACAGCGAAAACTATAAGAAAATCATCTTATAGGAAGtttctggggaaaaataaattaccGTTTGCAACAGTCCATAGTTActcagaataaaatattaaaacaagtcattttgatgaaaaatataaagTACCATAACTCAGATCAGAATCTGATCTGATTAATCTATATTTCTGGCTTTACAGAGTTTGTTTATTAAAACCTACCAAAAGAACTGCTTGGAAATGGCAGTATCATTGTAACATCCACACACCCGTGCAGTCAATCTTGGCAATGGATTTTGAAAGAGAAGAATTTCAGGTAAGTGCAGCTTCAGACAGTCGTTTAAATgtaagctttctttttttaaaatccactgaAAGGGGTTTGTccacaaaatagaaaaaaataagatcTTTGAGATCTATACTCTGGTGACGGGGACACTGGCgagaggggttgggggtggggcggtaGAGAAGGGCAAAATAGTCCCGCGAAGGTTTGCGAGGTGGGCGCAAAGAAGAACCTCAAttccttttcttaaaaaatatcGAGCCATGCAATCCTCGTAAAATGTGTTCGAAGCTTCACCGATTCTTCTCCTCTTGttgtcactttttttatttatttattttttttactttcttatcTTTGGGTAGTCcatttttgttcattgaaaaaatgccaggtcctttttttattatcgcgacaccaaaaaaatataatgaataatcAGCACAGGAAAGAAATATAAGGATACGGATATTTTTTACACTTGCTTTTGTTTTCGTGTTGATGCTGTTTAGTGCGCCAAAATTACCTGATGGAACGAACTTGTAGACGTCACCCTCTGGTCGCTTGGTTCACTGGGCCCAGTTAAACTTGCATCTTTTATGTAATCTACTAAAAATTGTCCCTGAAAgaaaaagcagacaaaaaacCTTTTAGGTTAAGACATTTGAGGGCCAGGGGCAAGATACTGTTGCGATTCTGGGTGATGTTATGAAGaggtgctttttttatttttatttttgttgttgttttgtttttgttttttgtttgttttttaaaaatatttttttgcaaaaaatataaaacacatcgGCGGCTGTATTCATCATATTCCATCACAATCAcagtatcaaaaaaaaaaaaaaaaacacttttgctATCTTGTTGATAGCCTAGTCTTTTGTCCTATTAGATTAAtcatataaaaacatttacgCGCGTGCAGTGTTCTATGTCTCACTGAACATTCGCTTGCACTCCATGGCGGGGGGCGGCGTGTCTGCACTCACGTTGCCGACCTGAGAGTACACATCCTCCGGCGTCTGCGGCAACCCGGGCGGCgtcattcttttctctttctgcctccGGTTGCAAAACCAGACGCGGACCACCTCTTTCTCCAGCTGCAAACTGTCCGCTAATGACAAGATCTCCTGGGCCGCGGGCTTTGGACATTTCAAGAAATGGCTCTCCAAAGCCCCCTTAACGCTCACTTCGATGGAGGTCCGCTTCTTTCGTTTCCTGCCTTGTGCTGCTATCTTGTCGATGCTAGTGGGACTCCCGGTGGACGAGTCAGCCTCCTCCAGCCATTTGTTTAACAACGGCTTCAGCTTGCACATGTTTTTGAAGCTGAGCTGAAGCGCCTCAAATCTGCATATCGTGGTCTGAGAAAATACGTTCCCGTACAGGGTCCCCAAAGCCAGGCCGACGTCCGCCTGCGTGAAGCCCAGTTTGATCCGTCGCTGCTTGAACTGTTTGGCGAACTGCTCCAGATCGTCGGAAGTCGGCGTGTCCTCGTCTGAGTGCGGGTCGTGGCTGCCTACTCCGCCGTGGTGcggctgctggtggtgctgatgctggtggtgatggtggtggtgatggctCCCGTGGTCCAGTTCCGGCGTGTCCCCCCGCACCAAACTCGGGTGCACCAAGCTCTGATTCCCCGGGGGACTCAGCATCCCGTTGACCGTGAATCCGCCCGGCTGCGAGTAAATCAgcgactgctgctgctgctgtccccCCGCTAAGGAGGACATGTGCGCTGCCGTGGTGCCGCCCCAAGTCCCCGGGTGAGTCTGGTGAGATCCCAGATGCGGTGACCTGTGGTGCAGCGCAGTACCCGTGTGTAGATCATCCCTGGCCGAATTGCCTTTGACGTCCTGCTGTTGGGGGCTGCCCGTCATTCCGACGGGACTGGACGACCAAGGCGAGCCGGCTTCCGCCGCCGCCACGGCGGCTgcagccgcggcggcggcggcgtggggCAGGGACGTCACCCACTGATGGGCATGGCTCAGCATGTGGCTCCCGTTGCTCGCCGCCATGGCTCCTTGCATAAAGTCGCTCTGCACCATCTTTACGGTGGGGTCTCCCCTGTACCCGCCGGACACCGAGGTGACGGCGACGCTGCCCGGCTGCATACCACCGCCTCCCGAGTCCGAATGCACGATTGAGCCCGACGAGAGGATGCTGCTGCTGGGTAGATAGGGATTGGAAGCCGCCGTGGCCATTCCGTTAACCCTTAAGAATGTGATCGTTGATTAACCCCCCTCCCGCTTTTTATATTACTTTGGTGTCCCTCAGGCAGGAAAAATCTATTCCATGAATTATTCAAACTTCAAAAGTCAGAGCCGTGGTCGGTTTATACCATCGAACGGCATCCGGTAAATGACAAAAGTAGGAGAAGGGGATACAGAATCCGTCAAAATCCAATATTCGTGAAAGTACAATATTCATATATAGCCTCTTCTTCACAACAATATGCGTATGAAGGTAGCAAAAATAAACCATTAAAACGATTGAGCTTTTAAAAGTCAGCACATAAAAGTAATGTGAAACCCCGTGCAGTCCATtgtggggggggaaagaaaaaagacgaAAAACGAAATCAGAAAGTTTCCCTTCCCCGAAAACTTCTGGCGGCTATGCGCCTCTTTGCATTTTGTCCAcgaaaaataaaatcctttttGAAATTCCTTGCCgtggtgaaaaaaaatatccacGAGAGATCCTCACCTCCGGTAATTTAGACGAAGGTTTGCCTTGGAATAGTTTGCTTTTGTCGTTTCTTTTATACTGCTATAAACGGATtctctttgttctgttttatgGTCTTAAACCTGCAAAACCTCTAACTCCAGTTGAAGTACGACCCTGTATTACAGTGCACCGTGGTGGTTGCaagctctctctatctctttctctctatccctccctccctcagagcTCAGGGACATACGAATGTTTACGCTTTGCCAAGCGTGCAAACGCcagccacgcccccacccccagaacaAGGAAGTTGGCTGCAAGGCTCCCGTTGATTGGATAAGCGTAACGTGATTGTCAGGTGTGGAAAGCCCAGCTTCAGGCGCGTAGGCACCCCTCCCAGCTGTTCCAATtggttgcattttaattttgtgcgtgtgtgtgtgtgtgtatgtgtgcgtgcgtgtgtcgcTGATCTTTTAACCCTTAATGAATTTGCACAAAGCCTTTACCTGAACAATTAGTCCTGCACGGGTCTCTGTGTCATTCTAGAATTCCGGACTTTGTTTGGTATAGTTTCTCAAGGGAAACAATTCAACCACTTATACAAATATCCATGCCTTTATAACTATCTTAAACTTaattgttaattttgtttttacaactaTTTAAAATTACTTCGACTATTTGTATTAAAGTGCGACATTTGTATACTGACATGAATATAACACAAACGGAGGCGTTGGAGACTGTCCAAGAAGCTATAGTCAAATGGCAGAAACAGTTTAAACGTATTGAAGCATATTACAcagttttgtgcatttgttttgtgtgtgtctaaatATATTCTATTCGCAAAAAGTATTCTTGCATTGACTCATAATATCACTAGAAAAACAGAATGATTACGAATGTAGATTTCTTATATCGTGCGAAAAGGATTCAGGTTTTGGGTTATTAAGAGTTAACAGAGAAATtgtgagttgggggggggttggttctGAGTGATGCTTCCGAGCggaaacacagcacacaggcaacCTCGCTGAACCacggaaaaagagagagtggcAACCAAAACAAGGGTAAATTGAGCAGTCCTTTGGGGATTTGCAAGGAAACAACCGCACGTTGAGTCCTGCGTCGTGCAACCTAAGGACGTCAACCCTAAgcgcaaaaataaaacttatttttctggCAAGGTACAGGAGTGGAAGACTCGTGTACTCCACCGATTAAGGAGTCTCGTCCCCCCCAGTGCCAGCGTTGTAAATGAATGGGATAGATGTACTAGAATTCATTCTCTTCGAAACCTGCAGCGTTTGTGCGATGCACTAATGTGAATGCACGGGCGCGCATAATTTACAAGGGAGGCAATCCATCTTTTGTTTGCACGTCAGATGCACATTTGGTGCACAGGgtttaaaaactaaatatttccCCTAGTGCGTAGCCTTCCAAGGCCCAATTTCTTTACCCAAGCGATTTGATTGAGTAAAAACGTAGATAAATTCAGGTGCTGATCAATGCTCAGTGCCAGAATCCCACGTTTTCCTTCTCAGCAGATTTTATTTGGATCCGGCTCAAAACCGCGTGAGTCTCGTGGAAGTGTTTACACTGAGTGAGGAGGACGGGGTTATTGCCGTGGGGGTCGCCTTTTCATTAATATACAGcgaacccttttttttttctcgagaTCACTTATGCATTTCACAGCGCGAGCTTTCAAAAGGCGTCTGACGCTGCAGCCCAAAGCCCAAGAGCGGGGTTGTGGAAAGGAAAGTCGTTTTTCCTCCTCCAAAacagaggggaaagaaaaatacattttcagatgtTCGAGTTTTCTGCCTTTTAGTATTTTTCCCCTCCGTGATactcatgcatttatttgttcaagTTGTTGGCTCCCCACGTCCCCCTGCTGCggtgttcatttgttttgtatgcaaaaaaaaaagaagaaaaaaaatcccccagtATAGCACGAGACGACCAGTTAGTGctgattttcatttgcataaattttcatacattttagtGAAAATAATAGAGAAGTGGAGCCGGGCTCTGCTCAGTCGAGTCTCAGGAAAGCGAAATCTTAAGACGGACCGTTATATATAGGACGCGAGACCGATAAACACggtaattaatttaaatgaacctCAAATAGCAAGCCagaaatttttattattttatttttgatgttgggggggggaggggggttttgCATATGGTAAGTACATATACCTTTCTTAAAGTCCTTTTGCGGACTGATATGTATTATGCAATTGATAAACGCATTCGTTTtcaatgatatatatatatatatatatatatatatatatatatatatatgcacacgtATATTTGCCTCCTTAACAGTTACTTATATataacattatatttatatttatcagaATTTATATTATCGGATAAAACTGAGATGTAATTGTGCACCAGAAATGAtgtttggcatt includes:
- the LOC118213787 gene encoding POU domain, class 3, transcription factor 3-B-like — encoded protein: MATAASNPYLPSSSILSSGSIVHSDSGGGGMQPGSVAVTSVSGGYRGDPTVKMVQSDFMQGAMAASNGSHMLSHAHQWVTSLPHAAAAAAAAAVAAAEAGSPWSSSPVGMTGSPQQQDVKGNSARDDLHTGTALHHRSPHLGSHQTHPGTWGGTTAAHMSSLAGGQQQQQSLIYSQPGGFTVNGMLSPPGNQSLVHPSLVRGDTPELDHGSHHHHHHHQHQHHQQPHHGGVGSHDPHSDEDTPTSDDLEQFAKQFKQRRIKLGFTQADVGLALGTLYGNVFSQTTICRFEALQLSFKNMCKLKPLLNKWLEEADSSTGSPTSIDKIAAQGRKRKKRTSIEVSVKGALESHFLKCPKPAAQEILSLADSLQLEKEVVRVWFCNRRQKEKRMTPPGLPQTPEDVYSQVGNGQFLVDYIKDASLTGPSEPSDQRVTSTSSFHQVILAH